GAGAACTCGCTGGCCACCGAGAGGAGCTGGGCCGCGCGCTGCCGCTGCTGCCAGAGCGGGGTGCGCCGGCGGGGGTCGCGGCGCGGGAGCAGCAGGGCGCGGGCGGCGCACTCCCGGAACCGGCTGGCGAACAGCGCGGAGTTGCCGACCTCGGCGGTGACCTCGCGCTCGACGTCGTCCGGGTCGAGCAGCGCGAGGTCGGCCTCGGGCGCCTCGCCGGTGGTGTCGGGCAGCCGCAGCACGATGCCGTCGTCGGAGTGCATCGAGGCGACGTCGACGCCGTACCGCTCGCGCAGCCGGGCGGCCAGCACCAGCGCCCAGGGCGCGTTGACCTGGGCGCCGAAGGGGGAGTGCACGACCAGCCGCCAGTCGCCGAGCTCGTCGCGGAACCGCTCGACCAGCAGCGTGCGGTCGTCGGGCAGGTGGCCGGTGGCTGCCTTCTGCTCGGCCAGGTAGGCGAACAGGTTGCTCGCGCCCCAGGCGTCCAGCCCGGCGGCGCGGGCCCGTTCGGTGCCGGCCTCCGGCGTGGCCGAGCCGACCTCGCGCAGGAAGGCGCCGAGCGCCCGGCCCAGCTCCAGGGGGCGGCCCAGGGTGTCGCCGTGCCAGAACGGCATCTTGCCGGGCTGGCCGGGCGCCGGGCTCACCAGGACCCGGTCGTGGGTGATCTCCTCGATCCGCCACGAGGAGGACCCGAGCAGGAAGACGTCGCCCACGCGGGACTCGTAGACCATCTCCTCGTCCAGCTCACCGACCCGGCGACCACCGTTGGCACCGGCACCGGAGACGAGGAAGACGCCGAACAGCCCGCGGTCGGGGATCGTGCCGCCGCTGGTGACCGCCAGCCGCTGGGCGCCGGCGCGGGCGGTGAGGGTGTCGGTGACCCGGTCCCAGGTCAGCCGGGGCCGCAGCTCGGCGAAGGCGTCGGAGGGGTAGCGGCCGGCCAGCATGTCCAGCACCGCGTGCAGCGCGGCGTCCGGCAGCGAGGCGAAGGCGGCCGAGCGGCGCAGCACGGCGGCGACCTCGTCGACGGTGCGCGGCCGCTCGGAGACCATGGCCACGATCTGCTGGGCCAGCACGTCGAGCGGGTTGCGCAGGTACCGGGTCGACTCGATGGCCCCGGCCCGCATCCGCTCGGCGACGACGGCGCTCTGCACCAGGTCACCCCGGAACTTCGGGAAGATGACGCCCTCGCTGACCGCACCCACCTGGTGGCCGGCGCGGCCCACCCGCTGCAGCCCGGCGGCGACGTTCGGCGGCGACTCGACCTGGACGACCAGGTCGACGGCGCCCATGTCGATGCCCAGCTCCAGCGACGAGGTGGCGACCACCGCCGGCAGCTGCCCGGACTTGAGCGCCTCCTCGACCACCGCACGCTGCTCCCGGGAGACCGAGCCGTGGTGCGCGGAGGCGACCGGCTTGACGTCCGCCGGCAGCCCACCGCCGGAGCCGGCCTGCGCCATCAGCTCGGCCGGGTTCGCGCCGTGCGGCATCGGCTCGCCGGTGGCGCGCTCGTAGGCGAGCTCGTTCAGCCGGCTGGTCAGCCGCTCGGCCAGCCGGCGGGAGTTGGCGAACACGATGGTGCTGCGGTGGCCCTCGATCAGGTCGAGCACCCGCTCCTCGACCGCCGGCCAGATCGACGTCCGCGGCTGGTTGCCGGCGGCGGACCCCTCCAGCTCGCCGGTGGGCTGCCCCAGCTGGCTCATGTCCTCGACCGGGACGACGACCGACAGGTCCCACTGCTTGGTCGACGGCGGGGCGACGACCTGCACCGGGCGGCCCCCGGCGAGGAAGGTCGAGACCTCCTCGATCGGCCGCACCGTCGCCGACAACCCGATCCGCTGTGCCGGGCGCTCCAGCAGCTCGTCGAGCCGGTCGAGGGAGACCGCCAGGTGCGCGCCGCGCTTGCTGCCGCAGACGGCGTGCACCTCGTCGAGGATCACCGTCTCGACGCCCCGCAGCGACTCCCGCGCCTGGCTGGTGAGCAGGAGGAACAACGACTCGGGGGTGGTGATCAGGATGTCCGGCGGGCGCTTGGCGAACAGCCGCCGCTCGTCGGCCGGGGTGTCCCCGGAACGGATGCCGACGCTGATCTCCGGACGCGCTTGCCCCAGCCGGGCGGCGGCCTGGCCGATCCCGGTCAGCGGCGCACGGAGGTTGCGCTCGACGTCGACCGCCAGCGCCTTGAGCGGGGACACGTAGAGCACCCGGCAGCGGGCGAGAGGGTCCTCCGGCGGCGGGGTGGCGGCCAGCCGGTCCAGCGACCACAGGAAGGCCGCCAGGGTCTTGCCCGACCCGGTGGGGGCGACGACCAGCGCGTGCTCGCCGCTGCTGATCGCCGTCCAGGCGCCCTCCTGGGCCGCGGTCGGCTGCTCGAACGCACCGGTGAACCACGCCTGGGTGGGCGCGGAGAAACGCTCGAGAGCGGACACGCGACCAGTGTCCACGCGGGTACGACAGTTCGCCGGGGGCCGGCAGTTCAGTCCGGACGGCGGGCCTCGATCAGGTAGCGCTGCGACCACGACACGAAGA
The Modestobacter marinus DNA segment above includes these coding regions:
- a CDS encoding ATP-dependent helicase, which translates into the protein MSALERFSAPTQAWFTGAFEQPTAAQEGAWTAISSGEHALVVAPTGSGKTLAAFLWSLDRLAATPPPEDPLARCRVLYVSPLKALAVDVERNLRAPLTGIGQAAARLGQARPEISVGIRSGDTPADERRLFAKRPPDILITTPESLFLLLTSQARESLRGVETVILDEVHAVCGSKRGAHLAVSLDRLDELLERPAQRIGLSATVRPIEEVSTFLAGGRPVQVVAPPSTKQWDLSVVVPVEDMSQLGQPTGELEGSAAGNQPRTSIWPAVEERVLDLIEGHRSTIVFANSRRLAERLTSRLNELAYERATGEPMPHGANPAELMAQAGSGGGLPADVKPVASAHHGSVSREQRAVVEEALKSGQLPAVVATSSLELGIDMGAVDLVVQVESPPNVAAGLQRVGRAGHQVGAVSEGVIFPKFRGDLVQSAVVAERMRAGAIESTRYLRNPLDVLAQQIVAMVSERPRTVDEVAAVLRRSAAFASLPDAALHAVLDMLAGRYPSDAFAELRPRLTWDRVTDTLTARAGAQRLAVTSGGTIPDRGLFGVFLVSGAGANGGRRVGELDEEMVYESRVGDVFLLGSSSWRIEEITHDRVLVSPAPGQPGKMPFWHGDTLGRPLELGRALGAFLREVGSATPEAGTERARAAGLDAWGASNLFAYLAEQKAATGHLPDDRTLLVERFRDELGDWRLVVHSPFGAQVNAPWALVLAARLRERYGVDVASMHSDDGIVLRLPDTTGEAPEADLALLDPDDVEREVTAEVGNSALFASRFRECAARALLLPRRDPRRRTPLWQQRQRAAQLLSVASEFSSFPITLEAVREVLQDVYDVPGLVELMSDVRARRVRLVDVQTQTASPFAQSLLFGYVGQFIYEGDAPLAERRAQALALDTGLLAELLGRSELRELLDADAMAEVEAELQRLPEQRHPRDADGASDLLRGIGDLTVAEAAARGVPADWLSELVAARRALVVRIAGEERYVAIEDAGRLRDALGTALPVGVPEVFTEPVADPLGDLIGRYARTHGPFAPPEVAARLGLGVAVVTATVQRLVGTGRLVTGEFRPGGIGQEWCDAEVLRSIRRRSLAKLRQEVEPVPVDTLARFTPSWQSVGGRMRGVDGVLAVVEQLAGALVPASALESLVLPSRVQGYSPAMLDELTSAGEVLWAGAGGLSGGDGWVTLVPADLAPLLLPEPPGGAATEGGVGQLLLDELAGGQALFFRALSDRVGATDDTALAEEVWDLVWAGALTNDTLAPLRVRLSGGGTHKRQPAAPRARLDRSRYGRTRLGRPAMPSRTGPPTMAGRWSRLPDLEANATKRTTARAEALLERHGVLTRGAVQAEQVTGGFSAVYPVLRAFEENGRARRGYFVETLGAAQFGTPGSVDRLRSFASPDRVPAGPVVLAATDPANVYGAALPWPERPVSSADSAADGPAVDLGEGTGSRKTGHRAGRKAGALVVLVDGELVLYVERGGKTLLSWTEEETVLKEAATALSGAVASGALGRMIVQKADGASVHESGPLTAALQAAGFAATPRGLRLRS